From a single Rutidosis leptorrhynchoides isolate AG116_Rl617_1_P2 chromosome 5, CSIRO_AGI_Rlap_v1, whole genome shotgun sequence genomic region:
- the LOC139850657 gene encoding uncharacterized protein — protein sequence MIKGSTTTVPPSTSTGKSGANPFLACFGFSRKNKKQSKDIKVNSKSRRHRWFFKWTTFKFKKPAVVKTVPVVKSDTKWEIEVVEEDAKLSKKWTDSVKSQNRSNGSELGSYRSRHKEIKLHSPAKKSVTISQPLVSSPLRPLMHSVSLQSSKGKKLVSVLSAPNLIADRAVTQQVLDKSRKTKREIDSLYGMSIILVILVVMMLWGKLFAIICTSSWFFMAPRLRPVKGRDVVVATEKRSSENNNKLELESMEYKKKVVLEGLLQRNNRIIVGRSTRIL from the coding sequence ATGATCAAAGGTTCCACCACCACCGTACCACCGTCCACTTCCACCGGAAAATCAGGAGCCAACCCCTTTTTAGCTTGTTTTGGGTTTTCAAGAAAGAACAAAAAACAATCTAAAGATATAAAAGTCAACTCAAAGAGCCGGCGCCACCGATGGTTCTTTAAGTGGACCACCTTCAAATTCAAGAAACCGGCAGTGGTCAAGACAGTTCCTGTAGTGAAATCCGATACAAAATGGGAAATTGAAGTGGTGGAAGAAGATGCAAAGTTGTCCAAGAAATGGACCGATTCGGTTAAGAGTCAAAACAGGTCAAATGGGTCAGAACTAGGGTCATACCGTAGCCGTCATAAAGAAATTAAACTACACTCCCCGGCGAAAAAGTCAGTGACAATTTCTCAGCCACTGGTTTCTTCCCCTTTGAGACCGTTGATGCATTCAGTATCTTTACAATCATCTAAGGGGAAGAAACTTGTGTCAGTTCTGTCCGCTCCAAATTTGATAGCAGACAGAGCTGTCACACAGCAAGTTTTGGACAAAAGTCGCAAAACGAAACGCGAAATTGACTCTTTATATGGTATGTCGATAATACTAGTGATATTGGTTGTAATGATGTTATGGGGTAAGTTATTTGCAATTATTTGTACTTCTTCGTGGTTTTTTATGGCCCCACGTTTAAGACCGGTTAAGGGACGGGACGTGGTAGTTGCAACGGAGAAACGATCATcggaaaataataataagttggaaTTGGAGTCGATGGAGTACAAGAAAAAAGTTGTTTTGGAAGGACTTCTTCAAAGAAACAATCGTATTATCGTTGGTCGTTCAACAAGAATATTGTAG